Proteins from a genomic interval of Vreelandella profundi:
- a CDS encoding MFS transporter gives MRKVSALLLGSERRAISGLAGLYASRMLGLFMVLPVLALYADTLEGSTPLLVGVALGIYGLTQATLQIPFGLLSDRIGRKRVIALGLVIFALGSMVAALSDTMVGIIAGRALQGGGAVAAAIMALLADQTREEVRTAAMAIIGLSIGVSFAIAMVLGPWLAVWAGLSGVFWFTALLTLVGLLVLWRWVPAAPRRRRHRDVSMDRQQFKSVIMRPDLWRLDVSIFSLHLVLMAIFVAVPFRLLGAGVPIEYHGLAYLGIMALSFVAMVPLIIVAEKKQRMRLMCLLAIGAIVISLAGLGLPFFAGDWLFVWLFVFFTGFNLLEATLPSMLSKLAPAGAKGTAMGVYSTSQFLGAFLGGTLGGLLAHFGGLNAVFIGCAGLALCWWVAMWWMPSPPPLSSEIVALDDSHVGTLDLLMEHLADVVGVEDVMLVPEERLVYLKVNRQQLDRATLTRLMSPPQS, from the coding sequence ATGCGCAAGGTTTCCGCTCTATTGCTGGGCTCTGAACGCCGTGCAATTAGCGGTTTGGCCGGGCTTTATGCGTCTCGCATGCTGGGTTTGTTCATGGTGCTGCCGGTGTTGGCGCTTTACGCCGACACGCTTGAAGGATCGACACCTCTGTTAGTGGGCGTGGCGCTGGGTATTTATGGTCTCACCCAGGCGACGCTGCAAATTCCGTTTGGCTTACTTTCAGACCGTATCGGTCGCAAAAGAGTAATTGCGCTGGGGCTGGTGATTTTTGCGCTGGGCAGCATGGTGGCGGCCCTTTCCGACACCATGGTGGGTATCATCGCCGGGCGGGCTCTTCAGGGCGGTGGCGCCGTCGCGGCGGCGATTATGGCGCTACTTGCCGATCAAACCCGTGAAGAAGTGCGTACCGCCGCGATGGCGATCATTGGATTATCGATTGGCGTATCGTTTGCGATTGCCATGGTGCTAGGCCCTTGGCTGGCGGTCTGGGCAGGCTTATCCGGTGTTTTTTGGTTTACTGCGCTACTGACGCTGGTAGGATTGCTAGTGCTGTGGCGGTGGGTGCCTGCCGCGCCGCGCCGTCGCCGCCATCGCGATGTCAGCATGGACCGTCAGCAGTTCAAAAGCGTGATCATGCGCCCCGATTTATGGCGGCTTGACGTCTCGATTTTTTCTCTGCATTTAGTGCTGATGGCGATCTTTGTAGCGGTTCCCTTCCGTCTGTTGGGCGCCGGTGTGCCGATTGAGTATCATGGGCTGGCTTATCTAGGCATTATGGCACTCTCGTTTGTAGCCATGGTGCCGCTCATTATTGTGGCGGAAAAAAAGCAGCGTATGCGGCTGATGTGTTTGCTGGCCATCGGCGCGATTGTCATTAGCTTAGCAGGGCTAGGATTGCCGTTCTTCGCGGGAGATTGGCTGTTTGTATGGCTGTTTGTGTTCTTTACCGGCTTCAATTTGCTGGAAGCCACATTACCTTCCATGCTCAGTAAGCTGGCGCCAGCGGGGGCGAAAGGCACGGCGATGGGGGTTTACTCTACCAGCCAGTTTTTAGGCGCTTTTTTAGGCGGTACTCTGGGCGGGCTTTTGGCCCATTTCGGAGGGCTCAATGCAGTCTTTATTGGCTGCGCAGGACTGGCGCTTTGCTGGTGGGTGGCAATGTGGTGGATGCCGTCGCCACCGCCACTATCCAGTGAAATCGTTGCGTTAGATGACTCGCATGTGGGTACGCTGGATCTGCTCATGGAGCATTTAGCCGACGTGGTCGGCGTTGAAGACGTTATGTTGGTGCCGGAGGAGCGCTTGGTCTATTTGAAAGTGAATCGTCAGCAGCTGGATCGAGCGACATTGACTAGGCTAATGTCGCCACCCCAATCTTAA